The following nucleotide sequence is from Ochotona princeps isolate mOchPri1 chromosome 24, mOchPri1.hap1, whole genome shotgun sequence.
CCAGGAAGACTTTCCCAAGGCTTGGGCACCATGCTCTTCTCACCATGACCTGGACTTTGGAGTGAGGCACATCTCCCTCAGTGCTGCCCCATGTTCTGGACAGGAGCAGGGGGCCAGACAAGGCCTTGCTGGGGCCTGGGAGCAGGCATGATGTGTACCGTGAGAGGCAGCTCCCTGGCAGCTGGACTAACAGCCAAAGGCCCAGCTGCCCAGGCTGGCCTGTGCCCAGGAGGCATGTTTGCAGAGCTGGCTGCTGCCGAGGGTGAGTGCAAGGCGTGGGGGCATGTGGACCCGTGGGGTTACTCTCATTCTACTCTGTAATTACACGTCCATGTGTCCCTCACGTAATAAACGTTTTTAAGCCAAGGAAACCATTCTGGATCTGGTTgggattttttgtgtttttagtttCCTAATGAACCcacaccatctgctggttcattgctaaATGCCCATAGCAGCTGAAGCTGGGCAGAGTTCAAAGCCACAGTCTTCAATCCCCAGGTGTGAGGGGTCCAGGTGCCTGGGCTGTCACCAGCAGACAGTGGGACCCAGGCTTCTCACCTTGGGACTTGGGTGTCTCACACTCTAGAACAGCCGTGGGCCCCTGGACCTGGTCTCTCCAGTCTTGGTGTACCCACCCTTGTTGGATGTAGGCGTGGGGAGCAGGAAGGGCCCGGGGAACATCCGGAAGGGTGTCCAGTGTGGCCCTTGCCTCCATGTCCCTCTGGATCTGGTGTGTCCTTGGACCCCTTCGGCAGAAGCAAGTAGAAATGTGGGCCTACCTGTGCCTGCGGGCGCTTGGCAAGATGCATTACTCACTGGGAGGTTTGGGTTTAATGTTCAACCTGGCTTGGGGCAGCTGGGCAAGGGCTAGCACGGCTCAAGCCTGCAGTTACTGACTGCCCTGGGAAGGGGCAGGCTTCCCTGGGCTTGCCCTGGGTGAGCCCTAGCTGGCCCGTGTGTGGAGGCCATGTGCTGGGCAGGGGCAGAGTGGCCCCACTGCCTTCTGTTCTGGGACAGAGCCAGCCAAGCTGGTGCCCTGCTGGTCTCTCTCTTCCTGGGGAGGAAGGGGCTGGGCTTTTCCAGGAATGCACAGTGGGACCGTATTTGCACGCTTCTCAGAAGCCCTTGGTTTGGCTTATCTTTCCCATGGGGACCCTTGTGGGGGCAGCCTCTGAACTTAGGCCAGAAAGAACCGAAAGCAGACATTTGGGCTTCAGTGTGCACAGCAGCagaaaggtggagcagctgggactccgcCTGCAGCCCAGAGGGCCACAGTGTGGTCTGTCCATGCCTCCATGGGCAGGGAGCCCTGGCAGGCCTGCAGAGGGGCTGTGTGCCAGGCGAGCCTCTGCGGCCCCACTGCTGGATGCAGGGAGGTGGGAGCCAGGGTTTATCAGGGCGAGAAGTCCTGAGTCCGGCAGTGTGAAGGTGCTGCCTGGCACTCCAGCAGGGTGCTGTCTGGACACTGTCCTGTGTAGGGAAGGATGCATGCCGAATGCTAACAGCAGTTGCGTGTGTTTGTGGGTTTATTCATGTTGcaaagaagagtgacagagatcgtcattccactggttcccttccccaGGGTCGAGCTGAAAGTTGGGCCCATGTGGTGCAGGAACTCCTGTtcttaagtcactgcctgctgtATTCCAGGCACGTTCCCAGGGCGCTGAATCTGATGTGGGATCTTCCCCGATGCTGTCATGTGGGACACAGGCTTCCCAGGCAGTGGCTCCACCTGCAGGGCCATAACCCTTCCAGCATTTCTTGGTAGCAAAGAGAGTAGGCTTCGAGAGCAAAGTAAGGGatctatttacttacttgaaaggtagagtgacagagagagatttcccttccactggttcactgctcggaatggccacagcagccagggttggactgggccaaagcaggagctccagccaggaaGATCCCTCCTCCATTGGCCCTCCagtgggccaccctccactgcctttcccaggagcattagcagggagctggatcagaagtagactaAGCAGGGCATAaagtggtgcccacatggaaggctGGCAGCTAGTGGGCCGTGGCGCAGGCCTGCAGCCCCAGTGCAGTTGTGGGCCCCCCGGGAGGGGCGTTCTTTCACTTCACGGAAAGTCACCCCAGGAGAGTGACATGTGGCCCATCCAACATGTGAACTGAAAGTGTCTTTCACCCTGCAGGGGCAGCATGTCAGGTGGGCTTCCAGAACACCCCCCACGAGGGCGCTGCCCAGTCTAGCCGCCCCACCACCCTTCCAGGCACCCCGTGCACCATGGACTCCCCTGGATACAACTGCTTTGTGGACAGAGACAAGATGGACGCTGCCATCCCAGACCTAGGGCCcaaggagctgagctgctctgagctGCAGGAGCTGAAGCAACTGGCACGCCAGGGCTACTGGGCACAGAGCCATGGCCTGAGGGCAAAGGTGTACCAGCGTCTGATCCATGACATCCCCTGCCGCACGGTCACACCGGACGCCAGTGTCTACAGCGACATCGTGGGCAAGATCGTGGGCAAACACAGTGGCAGCAGCCTGCCCCTGCCCGAGTTCGTGGACAACACACAGGTGCCCAGCTACTGCCTGAACACACGGGGCGAGGGCGCCGTACGCAAGATCCTCCTGTGCATTGCCAACCAGTTCCCCGATATCTCCTTCTGCCCCGCCCTGCCCGCCGTGGTGGCACTGCTGCTGCACTACAGCCTCGACGAAGCCGAATGCTTTGAGAAGACCTGCCGCATCCTGGCCTGCAACGACCCTGGCCGGAAGCTCATCGACCAGAGCTTCCTGGCCTTCGAGTCGTCCTGCATGACCTTCGGGGACCTGGTGAACAAGTACTGCCAGGCGGCCCACAAGCTCATGGTGGCCGTGTCCGAGGACGTCCTGCAGGTCTACTCGGACTGGCAGCGCTGGCTCTTTGGCGAGCTTCCCCTCAGCCACTTTGCCCGTGTTTTTGACGTCTTCCTGGTGGAAGGCTATAAGGTGCTCTACCGTGTGGCCCTGGCCATCCTCAAGTTCTTCCACAAGGTGAGAGCCGGACAGCCCCTTGAGTCGGACAACGTGAGGCAGGACATCCGTGCCTTCGTCAAGGACATTGGCCGGACTGTGTCCCCAGAGAAGCTGCTGGAGAAGGCCTTCGCCATCCGCCTCTTCTCCCGCAAGGAGATCCAGCTACTGCAGATGGCCAACGAGACAGCCCTGAAGCAGAAGGGCATCACGGTCAAGCAGAAGAGGTAGGTGGGGAGCCCCGAGGGGGCAGGGGcctcctgggctgcagctgccatctgtctccatgtgggtggaaggaccTGTGAGCATGGAGGGCCTCCCGGGTACAGCCTGGCATCGTGGGGTTGGGAATGAGGCCCCAGCCTGAGTGGGAAGGGCTGAGAGCACCCCAGCCGACggcatggcctgaggcacaggtgTCCAGGGCCCTGTTGGGCACTAACCTCTCCttgtctgttttcttttccttgttcttTGTGTCCTTTGCTTCCTCCTGTTTCTCAGTGTCTCGCTTTCTAGAAGGTAGGTCTGAAACCACAGCTCCACGCCTGGCCGCCCTGTCCCTCTGCTGGCCGGCTCGGCTGCCCTGTCCCTCTGCTGGCCGCCTCTCCCCTGCTGGCTTCCGCAGGGCTGTCTGTCCATCATtggcctctgtctgcctctgtggcGCTCTCTGCTAGTGATAGGCTGTCCCAGAGAGTGTCTCGCCACAGCTGACTTCCTGTGCCCTGAGTTCCTAGGAAAAGGTGCTTCTGTCCCCAGTGGGCTGGGCGCTGCCCCCTCTTGGGTGTGGGTCGGGAGGTGGGCCCAGGGAATGGCCACTCGGGTTCCTGCCATGCCAGCTCCTGGAACTAGGCTGTGTGCTGGCCAAGCAGGTGACATGGTCTCCCGGGTTTAACTGAAGAGGCCGACTCTGGGGTGAGGGCGCAGTCAGGGCCAAAGCCAGCTCAGCCCTGTGCGCTCTCCCCAGGCAGTTTGTGCATCTGGCTGTGCACGCCGAGAACTTCCGCTCGGAGATCGTCAGTGTGAAGGAGATGAGAGACATCTGGTCCTGGGTCCCCGAGCGTTTCGCCCTCTGCCAGCCGCTGctgctcttttcctccctccagcatggctacagcctagccaggtGAGGGGCCGCATGGCAGCCTGCACGTCTGGCAGCCTGCCTCTTCCCGGGGCCTGAGCCCTGGAGCTCCGTTTTGGGCTGGCATTTCCAGACCTCCTGGACTTGAGGGTTGCTGCACTTTGCACCCCAGGTTGGAGCCCTTCTTGGGGACAAACATGCAGGAGGCAGAATCTCCCAGCCTTGGTCGGAGGAGAACCCCGTGGGGACTGACCCCAACCTCaccgcctgccccagcccctgcccaagTTGGTCCCCAATGAGCACAACCCCTCGGTGTGCTGGCCACTGGGCACCCTGCCCCAAGGCGACTGTTCAAGGTGGTGTTGGTGatctcctcactccctcccttcaTCCAGCAGTTGGCCAGGTGACATGGCAGAGCTGGccaagcccccagcccagcccagccccagtcgtGGCCCATGGGCACTGTGACAGAACCGGGGCCACTTCACCTGCCCCCACCAGGGACCCAGCCAAGTGCTGAACAACGTGCTGGCCTCCCCGGGCTGCCC
It contains:
- the TBC1D24 gene encoding TBC1 domain family member 24; the protein is MDSPGYNCFVDRDKMDAAIPDLGPKELSCSELQELKQLARQGYWAQSHGLRAKVYQRLIHDIPCRTVTPDASVYSDIVGKIVGKHSGSSLPLPEFVDNTQVPSYCLNTRGEGAVRKILLCIANQFPDISFCPALPAVVALLLHYSLDEAECFEKTCRILACNDPGRKLIDQSFLAFESSCMTFGDLVNKYCQAAHKLMVAVSEDVLQVYSDWQRWLFGELPLSHFARVFDVFLVEGYKVLYRVALAILKFFHKVRAGQPLESDNVRQDIRAFVKDIGRTVSPEKLLEKAFAIRLFSRKEIQLLQMANETALKQKGITVKQKRQFVHLAVHAENFRSEIVSVKEMRDIWSWVPERFALCQPLLLFSSLQHGYSLARFYFQCEGHEPTLLLIKTTQKEVCGAYLSTDWSERNKFGGKLGFFGTGECFVFRLQPEVQRYEWVVIKHPELTKPAPLTPSETSAPSQLVHSVSSDPADRLSPFLAARHFNLPSKTESMFMAGGNDCLIVGGGGGQALYIDGDLNRGRTGHCDTFNNQPLCAENFLIAAVEAWGFQDPDTQ